One window of Oreochromis niloticus isolate F11D_XX linkage group LG23, O_niloticus_UMD_NMBU, whole genome shotgun sequence genomic DNA carries:
- the si:dkey-51e6.1 gene encoding 14 kDa phosphohistidine phosphatase: MFSVVSRPLRSFRVYGVLRKSTVAMADALAKIPDVEIDPEGTFKYILVRVKAKDGDVHKDIVRGTKNAEYHNHIFEKVNPAMEALGMECKCLGGGKIEHNNQEKKIRVFGESTAFGKADHAVSVEKLKTFFSDYEITWSDDKK; the protein is encoded by the exons ATGTTCTCTGTGGTCAGTAGACCTCTGCGCAGTTTCAGAGTCTACGGCGTTTTGCGTAAATCTACAGTCGCAATGGCAGACGCTCTGGCTAAAATCCCCGATGTAGAGATTGATCCAGAGGGAACTTTTAAGTACATACTGGTCAGAGTAAAAGCGAAAGATGGCGATGTGCATAAAGACATtgtccgtggcacaaaaaatGCCGAATATCACA ATCATATTTTTGAGAAGGTCAACCCTGCTATGGAGGCCTTGGGGATGGAGTGCAAATGCCTTGGAGGAGGGAAGATAGAGCACAACAaccaagagaaaaaaataagggTGTTTGGAGAATCCACT GCCTTTGGAAAAGCTGACCATGCTGTTTCTGTGGAGAAGCTGAAGACTTTCTTCAGCGACTATGAGATCACCTGGTCAGACGACAAAAAATAG